tgggGACTCTGTTAGGTGAGGTGTATGATCCTTGTTCTTATATCTACTACTTTGGAAGATTTTTGGTTCTATAAAATTACCATGTAGAAATATGAAACAAAGAAACTCAATTTGCCACTTTGTTCTAAGATGCACGGTTTTAATGAAAAGGGCCAAAAAGAACAACACGTACCACAAAATGTGATCCAAAATTTGGAGAGATATTTGCAAGGATCACAATCATAAACTGAAAGCCCAGTGCAAATAATTACAGAAAGCATTATATTCTTACTAAACATTTTATATTACGATCATGCAGTCATGAATACTTAACTCGAAAAAATCTGTATGCAAATCGACTATTATTCATGAACTACTAATAAGTTCATCCCAAGTTGCAGTGTGACAAGCCTAAACAATATTAATACGAACATTCAAtataaggagaagaaaaagaattagaTAGGAAATATACTACTAGGAAAAAAAAGACTATCAAAAGGAAAGGCTACCATGGAGTGCATATGATGAAACTTGTGAAACACCATATTTAAGGCAATGCCAAAACGGTCAAGAACAAGCAAAGCCTGCCTGCCTGTCTTTGGCAACAAAGGTTGAACagccaaaaattttaaaacaaagaaatgCAAATTAGTTTTGGGATTACAACTGGACATGAGCTTTCCATCTCCTATAAAGACTATCATATCTGTCTCTTGCACTTCTACCTTCTTTATAGAAGGCATCCTTCAGTATGCTCATTGTAGATTGATATATATTAATCCTTCTATCAAGAATGTCCTCAGCAAACCTCTTCACCTCCGTGAATCTACTCATGTTACAAAGACCAATGAGCAATGCATTCGCACTTTCATCTAGTGGCTTGACACGATTCTCAACAACATAACTCCAAATCTCATGTGCTGCTTCGGGGTCATCACAATCAAACAGCATCGCGATGGCTGCAGCGCAATTAGAGCCTGTGGGCGGCCACTCATTCTTGACCATCTCGGCAAAGAACCTCTCTGTCTCACGCGCCTTTTTGTTCTTCACCAAGCACTCGAAGATCATGTTATAAGTCAAGGAGTCTGGGAAAGCGCCATGGAAGGCCATCTCATCGAGCAGGCGAAATGCGTGGTCAACCGCAGCATTGTTGCAGAGCAGCCCAATCATGGCATTGTACATGATCAAATTAGGCACTAGTTCACCACTCACCATTACATCCCACACGGGGACAGCGTGATCAGCATCGTTTTGCTTGACAAGAAAGTCAAGTGCAGTGGTAAAGAATTTCAAACCTGGGAAGCAGTCGTGGTCCTTCATGACCTGAAGGAACCTCACAACATCATCCATGAGCCCAGCGCGAAGGAGGGTCATCAAAAACGCATCGTAGGCAGCAACATTGTCCTTGTTCCAGCCAATGTGGGCCACCATGTCCCCAAAGGTGGTCTTAGCTTTGGCAGCATTGCCTTCCTTCTCCCACCCTTCGAGCAAAATGGCGAAGGTGTCGCCGTCCGGTGGCACCTTCGCCTTGATCCCCTCGAAGAATTCGAGGCCAAAGGAGGTTTGGTTGTCCTCGCTGCAAATGGCGCTGAGGAGCGAGTTAACGGCGACCACGTCCTGCTTGACACCGTACCTGTCCATCACGTCGAAGCTCATAACGGCCTCGTTAAACCTAGCGGCGGTGCAGTAGCTCTGGAAAACGGAGGCGAAAGTGGATAGTGAAAGCTTTTGCTCCTGTTTCATGGACCTAACGGCGTCCCACATGGGCTCGAAGAGCTGGTTTTTACCCAGCAGGTCAACCATCAAGTTCCACGTGTGGACAGGGTGCTTCTTCCCGCGCCCAGCCCATCGAAAGAACTTGACGGCCGAGGAGGGGTAATTGTACGAGAGTCTCAGGACCTCGTTCGTGCACTCTTCCTCGGGGACAATTCCCGA
The Glycine max cultivar Williams 82 chromosome 16, Glycine_max_v4.0, whole genome shotgun sequence genome window above contains:
- the LOC100796114 gene encoding pentatricopeptide repeat-containing protein At1g77360, mitochondrial, with protein sequence MSHEMEALAENPGRSRDLKHPSKNPTKPPQPNQFPSHLDAPNVSSTARALCDILTRSSPQDIESALSSSGIVPEEECTNEVLRLSYNYPSSAVKFFRWAGRGKKHPVHTWNLMVDLLGKNQLFEPMWDAVRSMKQEQKLSLSTFASVFQSYCTAARFNEAVMSFDVMDRYGVKQDVVAVNSLLSAICSEDNQTSFGLEFFEGIKAKVPPDGDTFAILLEGWEKEGNAAKAKTTFGDMVAHIGWNKDNVAAYDAFLMTLLRAGLMDDVVRFLQVMKDHDCFPGLKFFTTALDFLVKQNDADHAVPVWDVMVSGELVPNLIMYNAMIGLLCNNAAVDHAFRLLDEMAFHGAFPDSLTYNMIFECLVKNKKARETERFFAEMVKNEWPPTGSNCAAAIAMLFDCDDPEAAHEIWSYVVENRVKPLDESANALLIGLCNMSRFTEVKRFAEDILDRRINIYQSTMSILKDAFYKEGRSARDRYDSLYRRWKAHVQL